A single Callithrix jacchus isolate 240 chromosome 4, calJac240_pri, whole genome shotgun sequence DNA region contains:
- the CLIC1 gene encoding chloride intracellular channel protein 1, with the protein MAEEQPPVELFVKAGSDGAKIGNCPFSQRLFMVLWLKGVTFNVTTVDTKRRTETVQKLCPGGQLPFLLYGTEVHTDTNKIEEFLEAVLCPPRYPKLAALNPESNTAGLDIFAKFSAYIKNSNPALNDNLEKGLLKALKVLDNYLTSPLPEEVDETSAEDEGISQRKFLDGNELTLADCNLLPKLHIVQVVCKKYRGFTIPEAFRGVHRYLSNAYAREEFASTCPDDEEIELAYEQVAKALK; encoded by the exons ATGGCTGAAGAACAACCGCCGGTCGAATTGTTCGTGAAG GCTGGCAGTGATGGGGCGAAGATTGGGAACTGCCCCTTCTCCCAGAGACTGTTCATGGTCCTGTGGCTCAAGGGAGTCACCTTCAACGTTACCACAGTTGACACCAAGAG GCGGACCGAGACAGTGCAGAAGCTGTGCCCAGGAGGGCAGCTCCCATTCCTGCTGTATGGCACTGAAGTGCACACAGACACCAACAAGATTGAGGAATTTCTGGAGGCAGTGCTATGCCCTCCCAG GTACCCCAAGCTGGCAGCTCTGAACCCTGAGTCCAACACAGCTGGGCTGGACATATTTGCCAAATTTTCTGCCTACATCAAGAATTCAAACCCAGCACTCAATGATA ATCTGGAGAAGGGACTCCTGAAAGCCCTGAAGGTTTTAGACAATTACTTAACATCCCCCCTCCCAGAAGAAGTGGATGAAACCAGTGCTGAAGATGAGGGCATCTCTCAGAGGAAGTTTCTGGATGGCAATGAGCTCAccctggctgactgcaacctgtTGCCAAAGCTACACATAGTACAG GTGGTATGTAAGAAATACAGGGGATTCACTATCCCTGAGGCCTTCCGGGGAGTGCATCGGTACTTGAGCAATGCCTACGCAAGGGAAGAATTCGCCTCCACCTGTCCAGATGATGAGGAAATTGAGCTCGCCTATGAGCAAGTGGCCAAGGCCCTCAAATAA